The following proteins come from a genomic window of Falco peregrinus isolate bFalPer1 chromosome 16, bFalPer1.pri, whole genome shotgun sequence:
- the LOC101916432 gene encoding tetraspanin-18-like: MGVLSCVKYLMFIFNVLVFAGGTCLAGVGLWVAVDPAGFQDIVAAKAVLSAGAYLLLAVGIALSLLGFLGCCGALRRSRPLLLVFFILVSLVFITQLVGAVLFLVHWKQIRPELFLSELQRNYRGDESAEVFSTAWNTLMVTFSCCGVLGPEDFGNGSRFQELHPGTPWPQACCTRDGVLQAGELLGWEQCQERSPGYIHEQGCFATFARTLQKYISVPGTCSLAVLGIEIFAMFFAFCLYYNFD; this comes from the exons ATGGGCGTCTTGAGCTGCGTGAAGTATCTGATGTTCATCTTCAACGTGCTGGTGTTT gctggggggacATGTCTGGCGGGTGTGGGGCTCTGGGTGGCCGTGGACCCGGCTGGTTTCCAGGACATCGTGGCTGCCAAGGCGGTGCTGAGCGCTGGTGCTTACCTGCTGCTGGCCGTGGGCATCGCCCTCTCGCTGCTGGGCTTCCTGGGGTGCTGCGGGGCCCTGCGCCGGAGCCGCccgctgctgctggtg TTCTTCATCCTCGTGAGCCTTGTCTTCATCACGCAGCTTGTGGGGGCTGTTCTTTTCCTGGTGCACTGGAAACAG ATCCGGCCGGAACTCTTCCTCTCTGAGCTGCAGAGAAACTACCGTGGGGATGAGAGTGCTGAGGTCTTCTCCACCGCCTGGAACACCCTCATGGTCACG TTCTCGTGTTGTGGCGTTTTAGGACCCGAAGACTTTGGGAACGGCTCCCGCTTCCAGGAGCTGCACCCAGGGACGCCCTGGCCGCAGGCGTGCTGCACCCGGGATGGGGTCCTGCAGGCGGGcgagctgctgggctgggagcagtgcCAGGAGAGGAGCCCTGGCTACATCCATGAGCAG GGCTGCTTCGCCACCTTCGCCAGGACCTTGCAGAAGTACATCTCTGTCCCTGGGACTTGCAgcttggctgtgctgggcatcGAG ATCTTTGCcatgttctttgctttttgcctttattACAACTTCGACTGA